The following DNA comes from Actinomycetes bacterium.
GGCGACTCGAGACCGGCGTCGAGCATCGCCTGGTGCAGCGCGGTCGTCCGAGCCTTGGTGAAGGTCTGGTTGTAGTAGAGCTTCAGCGGCTGCCACGGCTCCCCCGCGTCCGGGTAGCGCTCCGGGTCGCCGGCTGCCTCGAACGCGTGCACCGAGATCTTGTGGCACATGATGTGGTCGGGGTGCGGGTAGCCGCCGTTCTCGTCGTACGTCGTCATCACGTGCGGACGGAACGACCGCACCAGGCGGACCAGCGGCTCGGCCGCCACCTCGACGTCCATCAGGCCGAAGCACCCGTCGGGCAGGGGCGGGAGCGGGTCGCCCTCGGGCAGGCCGGAGTCGACCCAGCCCAGCCAGTCCTGCCGAACCCCCAGGATCTCGCGGGCCATGGCCATCTCGCGGCGGCGCACCTCGGTGAGGTTGGCGAGCACCGACTCGTCGTGCTCCAGCTTGGGGTTGAGGACGGAGCCCCGCTCGCCGCCGGTGCAGGTGACGACGTGGACGTCGACCCCCTCGGCGACGTACTTGGCCATCGTCGCCGCGCCCTTGCTCGACTCGTCGTCAGGGTGGGCGTGCACCGCCATCAGTCGCAGGGCCTCGGCCGGCTCGGGGGACGTCACGCGATAATCAAAGCGCAGACTCCCGACGAGATTCCCCCGAGGTGCACGTGCCCGCGAGCGGTCAGAGCCGGAGCCGACCGGCCGACCGCTACGGCGAGGGCCGCCGCCGGCCCCCGAAGGCGCTGGTCGCCGGCGTGGTGGTGCTGGCGACGGCGTTCGTGAGCTGGGTGGTCTGGGCGGCGCTGGCCGCGACCGACCGCGACCCGGGCGGTGAGGTGTCGGGCTACCGCGTGGTGTCCGCCGAGCGCATCGACGTCCGGGTGCGGCTCGCCGCCGGCAGCCACGGGCGGCTCGGCTGCACCGTGCAGGCCATGGACCGCACGCGCGAGGTCGTCGGCGTGGCCGCGGTCCGGCTGGGGCCGGACCGGCCCGAGCGCTGGGTGCCGGTCCGCACCCGCGACCGGGCCGTCACCGCCACCCTGAGCCGTTGCCGGCCCGGCTGACCGGGCTGACCGGGCTGACCGGGCAAGGGTTCCCGGCCGCCGGCTCGGGCACGCTGGCTGGACGCCCGGGTGGGGTGCATTGTTAGCCTCGAGGACTCCCCCGGCGGCCGATGCCGCCGGGTGGCCGTGCACTCCCCTGACCCATCCGTAGGAGACCGCCGTGACCGAGACGACCGAGAACGTCACCTGGCTGACCCAGGAGGCGTACGACCGGCTGAAGGAGGAGCTCGACTTCCTCGCCGGCGAGGGCCGGCTGGAGATCTCGCGGCGCATCGAGCAGGCCCGCGAGGAGGGCGACCTGCGCGAGAACGGCGGCTACCACGCCGCCAAGGAGGAGCAGGGAAAGCGGGAGGCGCGGATCCGTCAGCTGCAGCAGCTGCTGGAGTCGGCCCAGGTCGGCGAGGCCCCCAAGGCGCCGTCCGGGGTCGTCGCCCCCGGCACCATCGTCACCGCGAAGGTCGGCGGTGACACCATGCGCTTCCTGCTCGGGTCCCGCGAGGTGGCCGGCGACGGCATCGAGGTCTACTCCGAGAAGTCGCCGCTCGGCGATGCCATCAACGGCCGGCACAAGGGCGAGACCGCGACCTTCGCCGCGCCCAACGGCACGACGGTCGAGGTCGAGATCCTCGACACCGAGCCGTTCGCCGGCTGACCCGGCTGACCTGCGGCGGCCGCCTCAGGTGCGGCCGGAGGTGTGGGTGAACCGGCGCGTTGACACCGGGATGAACACCGCCAGGAT
Coding sequences within:
- the mca gene encoding mycothiol conjugate amidase Mca, translated to MAVHAHPDDESSKGAATMAKYVAEGVDVHVVTCTGGERGSVLNPKLEHDESVLANLTEVRRREMAMAREILGVRQDWLGWVDSGLPEGDPLPPLPDGCFGLMDVEVAAEPLVRLVRSFRPHVMTTYDENGGYPHPDHIMCHKISVHAFEAAGDPERYPDAGEPWQPLKLYYNQTFTKARTTALHQAMLDAGLESPYVEWLESWEDREERTVTTHVPCSDYFEVRDRALLAHATQVDPDGPWFTCPRDLQTQAWPTEDFELARSVVPTTAPEDDLFAGIRASAGARQ
- a CDS encoding DUF4307 domain-containing protein, translating into MHVPASGQSRSRPADRYGEGRRRPPKALVAGVVVLATAFVSWVVWAALAATDRDPGGEVSGYRVVSAERIDVRVRLAAGSHGRLGCTVQAMDRTREVVGVAAVRLGPDRPERWVPVRTRDRAVTATLSRCRPG
- the greA gene encoding transcription elongation factor GreA; its protein translation is MTETTENVTWLTQEAYDRLKEELDFLAGEGRLEISRRIEQAREEGDLRENGGYHAAKEEQGKREARIRQLQQLLESAQVGEAPKAPSGVVAPGTIVTAKVGGDTMRFLLGSREVAGDGIEVYSEKSPLGDAINGRHKGETATFAAPNGTTVEVEILDTEPFAG